TTTGAAGATCAAGAGCCAGGCGGTTATGGCAGCTGCAAAAGACAATATCTCGGATGCCTGGGTTAGTATAGGGATAGTTGTAGGGATTATTGGTTCCCAATTCGGCCTGCCATGGCTCGACCCATTAACAGCAGTAGCGGTGGGCATCCTAATATGTAAAACCGCCTGGGACATTTTTCGGGAAGCTACACACCATCTTACAGATGGATTTGACGAAGAGCTAATCAAGGAATACAGGAGTACAATTGCCAATGTGGACGGGGTAGAGGCAGTTAAGGATTTAAGAGCACGGAATTATGGTAATAATGCCGTTGTCGATGTGGTCATTCTGGTACGATCGGATTTGGATCTGCAGAAAGCTCATGATATTTCAACAAATGTAGAAGACGAGCTGTTAAAAGAGCATGAGGTGTACACTGTTCATGTTCACGTTGAACCAGACTCTGACGAAGCCTCTAACGAAGTACTTATATTATAAAATAGGAGCGGCACATATGAGAACGTTCCAGTAAATATGAATGTAGTCTCTTCTTGACGTAAGACAGAACAGGTAGCCCTTCGGCTACCTGTTTTTTAGTTGGAAGGGTCACCAAACATGTCCTTTTGATTTCTTTTGCGGAAACTTCTCGGAGATTCACCGACCGTTTTGGTAAATAGAATCGTAAAGTAGTTTGGGTTCTCGTAACCCACCAACTTGGAGATTTCCCATACTTTTTTCTTGGTCGAAACCAACAATCGGGTCGCTTCTCCCATTCTTCGCTGAATGAGGTAATGATAGGGGGAGATGCCGTAGCAATTTTTATACATATGAATCAAGTAGTAGAAATCGATATGGAATTGGTCAGCCAAGTCCTTGAGCTTAATATGTTGACGGTAGTTTGTATCCAAATAATCTTTGATGCTTTCAGCGAGGGTGTTGCTGCGAACGATCTCATTGGCTGCGCGCTGGTGCTGAGACATGCGATCGATAATCAGCAGAACGGCATTCAGCAGATGATGAGAGATAGAGTTGTATCCTTCTTCCCGGATTGAAAATTCATTGAACATGGTCTGCATTAACGACCGAATCTCTTCCGAATAACGATTGGCACGAACAACAGGATCACTACCAGGAGGAACAACCCAATCGTTGTTGGCACGGGCACCCTCTTTGAAACGAAAGCCGCAATAAAAGGTGGATAAAGGGAATTCCGGGTCCGATCGTTCCTCGTGAAGCGTTCCTTTGTTATATACAAGAACATCTCCCTTTTGAGCGGAGTGCTTTGTACCATCAATCGTGAACGAGCCCTGACCCTCATTCACATAAATAATCTCATGCAAATCGTCATGCTTATGGGTCGGAAAACTCCAATGGGGATTGTCTGCCAACTTCCCTACATAAATAATAAGGCAATCTTGATCTTCATGCAGTCGATCGGACTCATGGTGTGTATTCATTAATGTCTTCCCTTCAGGATTCTGTGGTGAAATGACAACATACATAATGTTTTGGATGAAGATCACAACAACCTTGATTGTCGCGTAGCATGTCTGACAGTACAATTTCACTATTCAATAATATGTACTATATATCGGATGGAAGGGATGTGAAAGCAAAATTTGTTAAGAATGGAATCCGTTTAAGAAAATGAAACGCTTGCAACATTAGAGAGAATTGTGAGGGCTTATTCTTGACTAGAAAAAGAGAAAATTTACTTATTTTAACACTTACACTGGTTAGCTTTGTATTGGGAACAACCGAATACGTAATTGTAGGCGTATTAAAGGAAATCGAAACCTATCTGAAAGTATCGCTGGCTGCCGCAGGCGCGCTCGTATCCGGCTTTGCGATTGCCTATGCGATCGGGACACCGTTTGCCGTTGCGTTCTTGGCCAAAATCCCCCGAAGAAACTCCATTTTAATCGGGTTTGCAGTCGTGCTGGTCTTGAACGTACTTACCATTTTCTCAACGACATTCTATTCCTTGATGGTTATTCGGATCATTTCAGCCGTAGCATGTGGACTTACGATATCCCTTTCGATCTCAATTGCAAGCGATGCAGTCAACCGGGAACGAAGAGGGGAAGCGATCGCCTGGATACTGGGCGGCTTTTCCATTGCCAATGTGCTTGGCGTTCCGCTTGGCACCTTCATCGGACAGCATCTGAACTGGTCCATGACGTTTGTTGTTACGGCATGCATCGGGGCCGTGCCATTCCTATTCATGTTTCGGATACTTCCAAGGCAAACAACGACCATTGCCGGTTCATTCAGTGATCAGATGGCGCTATTTATGAAGCCGCGCATATTGCTGGCCTGCTTGATTCCGGTTCTTGGAAACAGTTGTATTTTTGTAATCTTTACGTATATTACTCCGCTGCTGGGGCAGTCCATGGGTATACCTGCACGCTGGATTAGCGCTGTACTCCTCATTTACGGTGCCTGCAGCATACTAAGCAATTGGATCGGTGCCAAAATAGCCAAAGGCGATTTCTTGCCCAAGCTCAAGTGGCTTTTCGTCATTCAGGCAGTCATCTTTCTTGGACTCAGCTTCACCGTGTCTCACCAGTGGCTGGGCTTGGCGTTCCTGTTCCTGATCGGTTGCCTGTCATCATCCATGAGCGCGGCGTCCCAGCTCTATCTGTTCGACGTCTCTGGAGCAATCGCGCCGAATTCCAGACCGTTCGCATCCACGCTGCTGCCCGTGGCGGCAAACGTGGGGATAGCCCTCGGCTCCGGAGTTGGCGGGCTTGCTGTCAATTTAGGTGGTGTGAAGTGGGTGCCACCAGTAGCTGTGATACTAGCTCTGATGGCTTTTGTGATCACAGCGATCTGCCAGCGATCCATTCAATTGAAGCCAGAGGGAGCCACCGCTCCTAAAGTAGACTACTCGATTCCAAGTACCAATTAGTAACCCCTGAAGTCTGCTTCTTTGGTCAAGAAGTGTGACTTTTCATTTAGTAACCTAATTGTAACGACATAATCATACATGTTCGAGCACGGAAAGCCGCTAATGTAGCGGCTTTTTTTGTTTTTCAGATACATTTCTTTAACAAAAATTACAGTGTAAATAAGCTAAACAGCGTCTTTCTTCCATGGATCACTTTTTTGTTCAAAAACAGAAGTGAAAAGGAAGCATTCGAAAAAAACGGTTGACGAAGGAAGATATCCTGTATAGAATGAAGCCGTGATTTAGTAAATTAGTAATTTAGTAAATTACTAAATAAAAAGTTGGAGAATAGGAGGAATAAAAATGAAAGAAGCAGTTGCTTTATGATGAAATGAATAGTGAACGGATGCGTACGTTAGCAAAAATCTTAAAGGATATGGGGTATTAACATGTTTGCCAATCCATATGTTCGAACAATTATCCTTTCCCGGGTACTCTTGCAGCTCGGAATTTGGATCCGGAATTATGCCGTTCTTCTTTATGTTTCCGAATTGACGCATAATAACCCGGTTGATATATCACTGATTTCGGTAGCGGAATTTTCACCGATCTTTATATTTGGGTTGATTGGTGGTACTTTTGCCGATCGATGGCGACCGAAAAAAACAATGGTATGGAGCGATTTATTATCAGGTTTGTCCGTTGGTATTGTACTGCTAGCGGTCATGAATGGTGGATGGATTGCACTTCTAATTGGATCTTTCGTTTCTGCCAGCTTGTCACAGTTTTCTCAGCCTTCGGCGATGAAACTGTACAAACGCCATGTACCAGCCGAACAATTACAGGGCGTCATGGCCATGTCCCAAACGCTTGTTGCTGTCTTTATGGTTTTGGGGCCAGTCATCGGCACGTTTATTTTCATTAAGTTTGGCATTAGCGTATCCCTCATCCTGACAGCGGTCATGTTTCTGGGCTCTTCGCTTGTATTATTATCGCTTCCCCGAGATGTAGAGGAGGAGAAATCAGGGAATAGTGGCGGCTTCGTTAAAGAGCTCACGGATGGCCTGCGTTATATCGGGGCGAATAAATCCTTGAGAACACTTGGATTAACTTTCTCGGCAGTTGGTTTGGCATCAGGACTGACTCAGCCGCTTCAGCTCTTTCTTGTCATTGAAAATTTGGGCCAGGATAAAGAGTTCTTGCAATGGCTGGTGATGGCGAATGGGGCAGCCATGTTGGTCGGAGGTGCTGTGATCATGGCGATCGCTAAAAAAGTCAAGCCACAGGTATTGCTTTTAGTCGGCTTACTTGTTAATGCAATCTGTACGGTTGGAATGGGTGCATCAACACAAATTTGGTTAACCATTATTCTGCTCGTAATCAGCGGTTTGTTCTTCCCGTGTATCCAAGGTGGAATTCAGACGCTTCTTGTGCGGAATACGGAAGGGGCATTTATTGGCCGGGTATCCGGAGCGATCATGCCGATTTTTATGGGAATGATGGTAATTGGCATGCTTACCTCCGGATATCTCAAGGATATGTTTTCCTTGCTTAGTGTATTTATAGCGAGTGGTTTTTTTGTGATAATCGGTGCGTTATTATTGCTACCTATTGTCATTGAAAGAAGAAATAAAGCCGAGGAAACTCCATCATCATGACGGAAAGGGAAATGAAACGATAAGGAGAGAGACACATGGATATGAATAAGCGCAGGGAGCTGCTGGAGGAGTACAAACAGATCAAGACATATATGGGCGTAGCCCAAATTAAAAACAAAATTAACGGTAAGATCTATATCGACAGCTATCCCAACTTGAAAAACAAATGGTTTACTCTGCAGATGCAGCTGGATCAAGGACGATTTGCGAATGCCGAGTTACAAAAAGAATGGAGAGAATTTGGAGAAGAGGCATTCACTTATGAGGTTCTGGAACAGAAGGACATCGATAAGGTGATGGATATGCGTTGGGAACAAAAACAAATCCTGAAGCCGTGGCTTCAGAAGTTACAGCCTTACGGAGACAAGGGCTATAATAGACCTCCAAAGAATTAAATCATCTAAGAGGAAACTGATTTGACTAACGCTTAAAATCAAGATAAGATGAAACCGTGGTTTAGTAAATTAGTAAAAAGGTAAACGGAATGAGGGAATGAAATTGAAAATACCTACAACGTTAAAACATAAACCTGTTGTCGTATCGGATAATTATGAAAAGGTTGACGGCCGGATGGCCGGGAACACCGACGCCAAAGGTCTTTCCCTGGGATTGGCCCAGTGGAACGATAGAGGAAAGGTTGATATTTCAGCCAAGGTATGGAGATACACCGGAGAAAAGTGGTCCAGACAATCCGAGGAACTACCTCTCCATCGCGTGCTGGATTTGTCCATTCTGATCTGTCGGTCTTTGGAACATTTTCGCGAGGCTTATAGATATGAAAATTTATATGACCCAGAGCAGCCTGTCATCGATCGTGTTGGACTGCAAGGGGACGCAATGTCCGTGGAAATCTGTACGGACAATGAGAGAATAAATGAAGATATTAAGCTGTTCAGCCAAGCTCTGAGTGATGACGATGAAATGATCGGCGAGCGTTTGCGTACATTATCCAAGATATTAAAGGATATGGGTTATTAAAAAGGAAACGTCATCCTCAAGTGGATGGAGTAAAAAGAGCCTAGACGTCTACAGATGTCTAGGCTTTTTGTTATGAGTCGAATACAACGCGTAATTAGTTAGCAATGAAATTACCCATTCGATTGCTTTTATGAATCTCTTCCGTTCCAGCATCGAGAGCAGTCCTGTAATAAGCACGTTTATGTTCAATGACTTCCATAGTTTTTCTAAGTTCTTCCATCTGCGCTTCTACACTCGCCTTGCGTTCTGTAAACATGTCATATCGCTCCTGCAAAGTAGAATCCCCCTCGGAACACCATGCAATAAAATCTTTGATATCCTTAATCGGCATCCCGGTAGATTTCAGACATTGAATGATCTTTAAAAAATCGATGTCCGATTCTTTGAAGTTTCGAGCTCCGCCAGGGGTACGTTCTACAAAAGGCATGAGTCCTTCCTTGTCGTAGTAACGCAAGGTATATACGGTTAGATTCAATTCTTTAGCAACTTCGCTAATTGAATATGTCATTTATTTTCCCCTTTTCTTACTAGTATAGACTTCGAGCTAACTCTAGGATTATCTTTTGGGATTTTACCACGCAGTTTGCAGGATGTCAAAGTTTCTAAAAAGGGTTGACTTAGAGTTAACTAGAGGGATTAAGATCGTTTTGCAAGAGAAAAGGAAGAATGACAATCTTAGGAGGTTTTATGATGATAACTGCTAAAGCACGAGCTGTTGATGGTCCGGACCAATCGTTCCGGGCAGCTGAGATTAAACGACGCGATCTTGATTTGCACGATGTCCTGATCGAGATTAAATATGCCGGCATCTGCCACTCTGACATCCATACTGCTCACGGCGAATGGGGTCCCGTAAACTATCCGCTCGTACCTGGCCATGAAATCGCAGGAATTGTTACCGATGTAGGAGCCGAGGTTTCAAAGTATAAAGTTGGTGACCGAGTAGGGGTTGGATGCATGGTTGACTCCTGTGGCGAATGTGAGAACTGCCGCCAAGGAGAAGAGCAGTACTGTCTCAAAGGAAATGTTCCCACCTACGCGGGTGTTGATAAATACGGCGAACCTACTCAAGGTGGGTACTCCACTCACATCGTCGTAACCGAGGAGTTCATCGTTCGTATTCCGGACAACATTGAGCTGGATGTCGCTGCACCACTCCTATGTGCAGGTATTACAACATACTCGCCGTTAAATCATTGGGGAGCTGGACCAGGTAAAAAAATAGCGATTGTAGGTATGGGTGGTCTAGGTCACATGGCTGTTAAAATTGCACATGCCATGGGCGCAGAAGTAACTGTCCTGTCACAATCATTGAAGAAAAAAGAGGATGGTTTGCAATTCGGTGCAGATCATTATTATGCCACAAGCGAACCAGAAACGTTTGCCAAACTCGCCGGGTCGTTTGATCTGATTATTAACACGGTCAGTGCAAATATCGACATCAATGCTTACTTCTCACTGCTCACTCTGGATGGCACACTGGTTAATGTAGGTGCTCCTGGGGAGCCGTTGGCAGTAAACGTAATGTCCCTCATCGGTCACCGTCGTTCATTTGCAGGTTCAATGATCGGTGGCATCCGTGAGACTCAGGAAATGCTTGATTTCTGTGCAGAACATAATATTGTTCCTATGATCGAAGTCATTTCAGCTGACCAAATTGACGAGGCATACCAACGTGTATTAGCTTCAGATGTGAAGTACAGATTCGTAATCGACACGAGCACAATTTAAGTTGTTTTTAAGTAGTCTGTAAAGACCTTTACCATGTGATCTATCTATAATTAGAAAATAGAAAATCCAATCGCTAATAACATGCGATTGGATTTTTCTTCTTTATGACGAAGGAGACGGTAAGAAACCATTTGAAAAATGAGCTGTTGTATTAATCTGAAACGACTAATCCATCAAAGTTCTCAGGGCCTACACGGATCGTACCCAGCAAGTTGGAGCTTACGAATGCAGTGTATGTCAATTGAGGGGTAATTGGCGGATTGAAATCGTCAGCAGAGAACGTAATGATTTGAGGAGCCAAAATACTCAAATCAAATGTGGAAGTTGCTGAGTAAATTACAGGATCAGTTGACAAGGTACCTCTTACAATAGTAATCGTAATTCCGACAAGAGCTAATGGTAATTGTACAGAAATGGTTCCTTTAAATTGAACTCTAGGGTTAGTACCTGCACCTGCGGTTTGAAGACCAATTTGACCAAACAATTGTGGCGTGTTGATTACCAGGATCGGAATAGCAATTGAGTTGGCCAAACTTGCATTTTGCGATGTTCTCGCATCAAGAAACGTTGTCATTGAATCTACCTCCTAGTCAGTGGGATAGGATAGTATATTCGAAGGTTACTAGTATGCTTGGACTTCTGAATATAATCAAAAAAAAGGCATCTTATTCAACTAACGGGCAGAATCGGTTGAAGTGTGGTAATGTAATGAACATATAATGTGACTTAGTTGAGGAGGATTGGAAATGAAAGATTCGGTTCTAAAGTTCTATGATGAGATTGCAGAAGACTATCATCTTATTTTTGCGGATTGGGATCAATCCATTGCACAGCAAGCGCGGATTCTCGACCAAGTCATCCAATCCAAGTTCACTTTTTCTGCTACAAATACCGTTTCACTTTTGGATTGCTCCTGTGGTATAGGAACACAAGCAATTGGACTGGCGAAATACGAGTATAACGTGAGTGCGACTGACGTAAGTCCTGATTCGGTAAAAAGAGCTGAGAAAGAAGCCGCAGCCCGCGGGGTTAACATAAACTTTGGCGTAGCCGATTTTCGCTCGTTGGATACAGATGTATGGGGAGCTTTTGATATCGTTCTATCCGCAGACAATGCTATTCCTCATCTACTTACAGACGGAGATTTACATAAGGCATTTCAAAATATATATGCAAAGCTTAATCGGAATGGTTTGTTCATAGCTACCATAAGAGATTACGATGCATTGGTAAAAGAGAAGCCATCAACCACGCAGCCGCGTGTTCTAGATGAGGGGAAGAGGATTGTTTTTCAGGTATGGGATTGGGCCGCAGACGGGAAAACGTATACAACTAACCAGTTTATTGTGCAAGAAATGAACGGTGAATGGAAAACAAAACATAATAGCACGCCATACAGAGCATTGTTGCGAGAAGAGATGAACAACGTATTAAGTTCGACTGGTTTTACGGATGTAGAGTGGCATTTCCTTGCGGACACGGGCTATTACCAGCCTATGGTGACAGCTCGGAAATTGTAAGATTCATATGTAAAAAGGAACGAAGCAGCCTCGAAAAGAAGCTTGCATTCGTTCCTTTTTTGAGTAAATTAATACCATTAACCGACTTGAACCGTTGGGCGAATGATCATTTCGTTAATTGCTACATCCGATGGTTGCTCAATTGCAAATGCGATTGCACGTGCGATGTTATCTTCATCAATAGCGGATTTGTAGAACTCATCTAAGCCTGCTTTGGACTAAGGATCACTTGTCGTTTCCAGTAACTCGCTGCTGACAGCGCCTGGAGAAATATTGGTGTAAGAATTACAACTTTACCCGCAATATTAGACATATTCAGCTTCATTCCTTTCTTTTAAATCTCTCTGCCTCAGAGCGCATTGTACCACTCATCATTCACAGGTTCTAACCATTCCGTCTGTCCAGGTGTCATAGCCAGATGCACAAACCAGCTATCGGCTGTTGCCCCATGCCAGTGCTTCACGTTAGGAGGAATATTTACAATATCTCCGGTTTTAAGCAATCGTGCGGGTTTACCTTCTTCTTGGTACCAGCCTTCACCACCTGTAATGAGTAATACTTGACCTACAACGTGTGAATGCCAATTATTGCGTGCTCCCGGCGCGAAAGTGACATTTCCAATGCTAGTGTTAAGTGGAGTTTCATCTGTAAAGACCATCTCCAGATATGCGTCTCCAATAAAATTGGCTTCTACTTTTTTTCCCAGCGGGAAGATAGTGCTGTTACTCAAATGTTCGTTTGTCATAATGGTTACCTGCTTTCTATTTTATTTATAAATGTCTTTTGCAATATTGAACGCAGACCATGCCTTAGGCCAGCCCACATAGAAGGAAAGGTGAGTAATCATTTCAGCCACTTCATGACGAGCTATTCCATTTTCCTTTGCTTTATGAAGGTGGGGGGTTAATTGTTCAAAATTTCCGCCGGCAATAAGTGCAGAGAGGGTAATCATACTGCGATCACGACTGGATAATTGTTCTACTCTTGACCATACCTCGCCAAACAGAATATCGTCATTCAACTCTGCAAATTTGGGGGCGAATTCACCCAATATATCTCGTCCAGCAGTTTGTTTTTTTTCCATAGCTACGTGATCCTCCATTCGCTATTCGTTTGAGAATTCTTTAGAATTTCCTTCTACTCGATAAGTCATCCGCAATCCGTTATGTTCCATTTGTTCGACTCTTATCCATTCAAAATGAACGGAGGTGCGAGATAAGCATCGGGCACTATTAATTTACATTCATACAATAATGAACATATATCTATTATTATATAAGAGAGAAGCGTATAATCAATTGTTGGATTCATTGAATTTTTTCATTAATAAACAGAGAGGTATGTGTTGTAAATAAACGTTAAGAGAGCATGAACAAAAAACGCTTTGGGAGTTGAATCCCCAAAAGCGCCCTAAGTTTATTTCTATTTAAATACCAATGGTCATCCTTTGACTGCTCCCGCAGTAAGTCCGCTAACGATATATTTCTGTCCAAACAAGTAGAGGATAAACACAGGAAGTGAAGTCAGTACAAGATTCGCAAAAATCAAATTCCAATCTCGGCTGTATTTGCCGTAAAAATTATAGATCGAAAGCGGCATCGTCCACGTTGAGCTATTCGTAAGGAAGTACACCGGAATCGTAATATCATTCCATACCGACATAAACACCATGATGGCTACCGTTGCGTTAACGGGCAGAATAAGCGGTGTAACGATACGGAAAAACACGCCGAATACGCTGGCACCTTCCAGAAATGCAACCTCGTCCAGTGCTTTCGGAATGGTTTTGATAAATCCACTGTACAAAAATACGCTAAAAGCGGTATTAAGCGCCGCGTAGATCAGGATGACACTTGATATGCTGCCGTAAAACCCCAATCCCTGCACAACCCGAATCGTCGTAATGATCGACATTGGTGCAATCAATCCCATGAAGAAATACATATAGATTGTGTTTGAAAGTTTGGTGTCCCGGCGTGCCAGAATGAAGGACGCTGCTGAAGAAGCGACAATGTTGATGATGGACGATATTCCCGTAATCCAGATGCTGTTCAGGAATGCTCTGGACAGACCGCCTTCTTCAAATACCCGGACATAGTTTGAGAACTGCCATTTATCCGGCAAACTTAAGGAGAAGCTGAGCACTTCAGCACTTGTTTTGAATGAACCCAGAATTAGAATTACCAGCGGCAACAGAATGAGCAGAGAGGCCAGCAGCAGAAATCCTTCAACAACATAGTTGCGAATAGCGAGTTTGCGAGTATATCCCATGTTATTCCGTAACCTCCTTACGCCGCATGAAGATCAATAGCGGTATAGCAATAATCGTAACGACCACAAACAGAAGTGTGTTAACTGCGGTGCCCAGACCCCAGTTTCCTTCACCGAAAGAACGGAGAATGATGGTACCCACAACTTGTGAAGCGTTGCCTGGGCCACCGCCGGTCATGACATACACTTCCGAGAATACTTTAAGCCCGCCAATCAGTGTCAACATCAGATTAATATTGATGGCTGGCAGCAGCAGAGGCAGCGTAATTTTGAAAAAACTTTTCCAGGAGCTTGCTCCGTCAATCTTAGCGGCTTCATAATATTCTTGAGAAATAGATTGCAAACCAGCCAGATAGATGGCCATTTGGAATCCGGCGCTTTGCCAGATGGATACGATCGCAATCGTCCAGATGACAAGGGAAGGATTGGTCAACCAAGCCTGGCTTAATGAATGTAATCCGACTGCTTCCAATACTCGATTGATCGTACCTTCTGTACGCAGCATTGGTGTGAACAGGATGCTGATGACCAGAATGCTCAGTATGGAAGGGGAGTAGAAAATCGCGCGCAGCAGGTTCTTCGTTTTTAATCTCATGTTTAGCGCCACGGCAAGCAGCAAACCAATAATGTTTTTGCCAGCAACCGTAACAACGGCAAAAATGGCTGTATTTTTAAGCGCCAAAATAAGCGTTTTGTCCGAGAAAATTTTCTCAAAATTATCCCATCCAATAAACTTCAGATCAATCCGATCCAGCCGCCAATCCGTAAAAGAGTAATAGAAAGCAGCAATCGCTGGAACGACAAAAAAGATGGAGTAGATAAGCAGTGCCGGAAATACCATGTAATACGAATATAAATTTTTAGCCCTTTTCATGTCTCACACTCCGTTATGGCTAGGCAGCACATCATTCAGGAATGACATACTGCCCTGTATTTCAATTCTTAGAAACCGGAAACGCCTTTATCCTGCATCAGTTGACTGAACTTCTCATCCCAGGATTTTAATACTTCCTCCGGTGTCAAACCGCCAGCGAAT
Above is a window of Paenibacillus sp. E222 DNA encoding:
- a CDS encoding carbohydrate ABC transporter permease, yielding MKRAKNLYSYYMVFPALLIYSIFFVVPAIAAFYYSFTDWRLDRIDLKFIGWDNFEKIFSDKTLILALKNTAIFAVVTVAGKNIIGLLLAVALNMRLKTKNLLRAIFYSPSILSILVISILFTPMLRTEGTINRVLEAVGLHSLSQAWLTNPSLVIWTIAIVSIWQSAGFQMAIYLAGLQSISQEYYEAAKIDGASSWKSFFKITLPLLLPAININLMLTLIGGLKVFSEVYVMTGGGPGNASQVVGTIILRSFGEGNWGLGTAVNTLLFVVVTIIAIPLLIFMRRKEVTE